TAAATAAACTAAGATCACCAATTAAAGCAGGCTTAACTTGATTAAATTTAGTATGATCGGCGATCAAAATATTAGTAGAAGATTTTTGTATTGCTTTATGCTTCATGCTAAGTTCATCAAAATTATAACAAGTAACACCTTGTGTAAAATCAATACCAGCAGCTGAAATAAAGGCTTTATTAGGGCAGATAGAATCTAATTGGTTATGCTGATTGATACTGGTAAATATGGCATTATCAATATGATAATTACCACCACATAAAATGATTTTGCAATTAGGTTTATGTTGTAATGCTAAAAAAGCATTAAAAGAATAACAAATGGCGGTAAAAGATATTTGATCATCAATTGCATCAATGATAAAAGGCATAGTTGTGCCACAATCGAAAAAAATAGTATCATTCTCGCTTACTAATTGACTCACCAGTTTTGCAATATGAAGCTTTTCTTTGACCTGTTTATCTTGCTGATCGGATACAAAATATGTGGCAATAGAATGACGGGCTTGATTAACAATATAACCACCAAGAACCGTCAATGAGGTTGGTAAATGATTAAGATCACGACGAATTGTCATTTCAGATACAGCAAGTAATTGTGCGGCATCTTTTAAGTGAATTTTATCCATCGTTTTTAAGAGTTCAATAAGTGCATTTACTCTTTTTTGTGGTTGTGATTGCATTGCTATTCCATAAACAGCAATAAGCTACCTGATAAAGGTAGCTTAAAGGTAAATTAATAATTACCTGATGATGTTTCGTTACCTGATACAATAGCGATACCTGCGCTTGCACCTAATCGTGTTGCGCCAGCTTCAACCATTTTTTCAGCTGTTGCACGATCGCGAATACCACCAGAAGCTTTAACGCCCATTTTATCACCGACGGTTTCACGCATCAATTTAACATCTTCAACCGTTGCACCCGACACACTAAAACCAGTTGAAGTTTTAACGAAAGCGACACCTATCTCTTTACAGATATTACAAACTTTTACAATTTCGTCTTTACTTAATAAGCAGGTTTCTAAAATCACTTTCAATGGTACATCGCCACATGCGTTAAACACAGCTTCAATATCATTTTTAACGGCTTGCCAATCGTTGCTTTTTAACCATCCAACATTGATAACCATATCAATTTCTTTTGCGCCCGCTTTAACTGCCATTTCAGTTTCAAACGCTTTAGCTGAAGTTAACATTGCACCAAGTGGAAAACCAACTACAGAACAAACTTTTACATCACAGCCTTTTAATAAGCTTGCAGCTAAAGGTACATAGCCTGAATTAACGCAAACAGAATAAAAATGATATTCTTTCGCTTCATCACAGAGTTTACGAATTTGATCTTCTGTCGCATTCATTGCCAGTAAAGTATGATCAATATACTTTGCATAACTCATAATGGGATCCTTAAATTATGTTAATAATGATGTCTAATATATATTATTGCATATAAATAACAATGTTATAAAAATAACAAATTTTGTTATTATAGCAACATTATATACTTAAATTATGATAATTTAAAATCAAGATAATGGTTACAGATGATCAATTTAGTTGAAAATACCAAAAAAAACGCCCAGTTAAAAACCGAGCGTCTTAGCAATAACATTATAATTTGAAATTAAAATTCCATTAGTTCTTTTTCTTTATCAGCAAGTACTGCATCTAATTTCTTAATTGCAGCATCAGTTGCTTTTTGAATTAAATCTTGTGATTTGCGTTCATCATCTTCAGAAATTTCTTTATCTTTTAACAATGCTTTAATTTGATCATTTGCATCACGACGGATATTACGAATTGATACGCGACCTTGTTCAGCTTCATTACGTACGATTTTAGTTAAATCACGACGGCGCTCTTCGGTCAATGGTGGTAATGGTACACGAATTACTGTACCTGCAGATGCTGGATTAAGTCCTAAGTCTGAAGTTAAAATTGCTTTTTCAATTAGAGGCGTTAATGATTTATCAAATACAGTAATTGCTAACGTTCTGGCATCTTCCGCAACCACATTAGCTAATTGACGAAGTGGTGTTGGGCTACCATAATATTCAACCATAATCCCATCTAATAAGCTTGGTGATGCACGGCCTGTTCTAACTTTAGAAATATGAGTTTGAAACGCATCAATACTTTTTTCCATGCGCGCTTGCGCTTCTTTTAAAATCTCATTTAACATAATAAAAACCTTATATTGAAATAAAAAAGACTAACAGCTAACTGTTGCCTGATTATTAATTAATGTTCCTTCTTGTTCACCTAAAATGACCCGACGTAATGCACCTGGTTTGTTCATATTAAATACACAAATAGGTAAATTGTGATCGCGTGCTAAAGTAAAGGCAGCTAAGTCCATTACTTTTAATTCGTCATCTAATACTTTTTCATAATTTAACGTTTTATACAATGTTGCTGTTGGATCTTTAACAGGATCAGCTGAGTAAACACCGTCAACTTTAGTCGCTTTTAAAACAACATCAGCTTCAATCTCAATGCCACGTAAACATGCAGCAGAATCAGTTGTAAAAAATGGATTACCAGTACCAGCAGAAAGAATAACGACTTTGCCATGACGAAGCAAGCTAATTGCTTCAGTCCAACGATAATCATCACACACACCATTTAAAGGAATGGCTGACATTAAACGCGCATTAACTTCAATTCGGTGCAACGCATCACGCATAGCAAGACCATTCATTACCGTTGCCAGCATTCCCATGTGATCGCCTACAACGCGGTTCATTCCCGCTTTAGCAAGGCCAGCACCTCGGAATAGATTTCCCCCTCCGATAACGACAGCAACTTGAACATTCATTTCAATGAGTTCTTTAATTTCTTGTGCCATACGATCAAGAACGGTTGGATCGATACCAAAACCTTCGTCGCCTTGTAGTGCTTCACCACTGAGTTTAAGTAATATTCGTTTGTAGAAAGGGGTTGCCATATGAAGTCTCACTATTCGTTATTTGGTTACTTATTTACCTGACAAGCTAT
The sequence above is drawn from the Gilliamella apicola genome and encodes:
- the pyrH gene encoding UMP kinase; the protein is MATPFYKRILLKLSGEALQGDEGFGIDPTVLDRMAQEIKELIEMNVQVAVVIGGGNLFRGAGLAKAGMNRVVGDHMGMLATVMNGLAMRDALHRIEVNARLMSAIPLNGVCDDYRWTEAISLLRHGKVVILSAGTGNPFFTTDSAACLRGIEIEADVVLKATKVDGVYSADPVKDPTATLYKTLNYEKVLDDELKVMDLAAFTLARDHNLPICVFNMNKPGALRRVILGEQEGTLINNQATVSC
- the frr gene encoding ribosome recycling factor encodes the protein MLNEILKEAQARMEKSIDAFQTHISKVRTGRASPSLLDGIMVEYYGSPTPLRQLANVVAEDARTLAITVFDKSLTPLIEKAILTSDLGLNPASAGTVIRVPLPPLTEERRRDLTKIVRNEAEQGRVSIRNIRRDANDQIKALLKDKEISEDDERKSQDLIQKATDAAIKKLDAVLADKEKELMEF
- the deoR gene encoding DNA-binding transcriptional repressor DeoR, with amino-acid sequence MQSQPQKRVNALIELLKTMDKIHLKDAAQLLAVSEMTIRRDLNHLPTSLTVLGGYIVNQARHSIATYFVSDQQDKQVKEKLHIAKLVSQLVSENDTIFFDCGTTMPFIIDAIDDQISFTAICYSFNAFLALQHKPNCKIILCGGNYHIDNAIFTSINQHNQLDSICPNKAFISAAGIDFTQGVTCYNFDELSMKHKAIQKSSTNILIADHTKFNQVKPALIGDLSLFNLVITDKAPKSQYISYFKENDIGLMY
- the deoC gene encoding deoxyribose-phosphate aldolase, translated to MSYAKYIDHTLLAMNATEDQIRKLCDEAKEYHFYSVCVNSGYVPLAASLLKGCDVKVCSVVGFPLGAMLTSAKAFETEMAVKAGAKEIDMVINVGWLKSNDWQAVKNDIEAVFNACGDVPLKVILETCLLSKDEIVKVCNICKEIGVAFVKTSTGFSVSGATVEDVKLMRETVGDKMGVKASGGIRDRATAEKMVEAGATRLGASAGIAIVSGNETSSGNY